In Drosophila santomea strain STO CAGO 1482 chromosome 3L, Prin_Dsan_1.1, whole genome shotgun sequence, a single window of DNA contains:
- the LOC120450212 gene encoding mucin-17 isoform X2 has product MDDSKRQVIMGPPAAVTSTSNQPQPVNPSIYPPPQATKSAAAPPKRIIKKIQLDFNKLKEAGLDRQLAEVLRKQKLDAKRVGHPSSNTLSTSAAAQSTPTAAESKLQSPQQQLRQPAPQPLVKRIMISEYIEKVVPIQPIPNTTDGDRSKQVKALLKNRILNKSLVMNTHSQQKPTTSKAATKMPPPVCHDSAPRSGGISPSPAAFSVPIAKADLNVRPKQPPLLLNLVNQLPKHRAMCISSNSPLVNQHGTTEQISVHHVSPSPQRMPVQQTPHVSSHLNPAPEISTARAAAAAPTQLHRTPSPPLIVLENKVLAPNEKIDLSGLRLPNAPVEAKNSADTAATATPNIQSKVIKGKVIMNANKFKVSREKLAEMAKEIRNQVDQVKQPQVMKTLNSIEVISKIETTNTILQPKRTSPFSSPTLKGNIAPLYNSKPNKTPDLPAGSSIRLNPLPVESTIQTMDSKESIEEQAIDFPTSVPTTTEDQITPDSNPSLKQPEFPPTISETEGVKTFANPLDFPVYIPTTPEPKSVTTTEASPLKSFAELIDYPEVNAVKSSTPVYIPITSERGNLTSEVTTDSNALDLPNPKNMPEELKTDLVTSVPPTPKSHNTKNAEIGDLDSQADTSANDNEQSSSSGATSPVHKIQSAVDFIAQLTAENPLDESSFMDLSPEEQRLSALFGFGGCSFPSAPIEQPVDELPIGKIVKMDDMNILHATLDINSDSTNVLRISPNAVRMQSSVSALDKSLLELDVADSALEETNIQINFPTPVDTTAIESESVKSSVDITLLEETKEVTSVITTLSEKSDEKSQVPLEEVKTVSDPEPSKEVNPPVKRAPIRSKKAKINLVQRTKRPSIPKPMEVKKAKLDFEEEDEQALAIDHSLMEDRYGVPGIEVPADEKQREEEISPIQEEDSAKIQDKDDESEINSQKVDQTQSKSASERDLTQLYHPPKMPKNKSTHQTSSQDTLEDPQAASSSSNVSLWDVLSQEPPVPQGDPQLPFRKDSKELNTSANSSVDVTGIQNLIGHLTAEKVVPQTKKLSPTAKSEEASRVPPRKKLVKTRPVLSKRSTKAGQKNPTEKSVHFEFLHPVSANAGNRVPTSSTSDDDSSIFLGFDDNEGKRSRTPVRSKRVKQMKINETDISDDATPDHDETEEEQQSMEIQQPVKSSEAVSLFTFNHHKVVEASSDDSDSSNAGPSSPIDFGGNMSMDDSKTSKECPKKNETAWEELVNEKPIAGDAISPLKSAIESTEDCPGIDDQPSTDVDASNHREESSFCAPNDNEDQISQRVIDEKQLEPVISEKDSITIDSSSQNRRRKSTKSISITVTETPDEDDNDSSITSRVNEKRVTRSPLKTPESLENTGTIKMKEKQEDVSTEKPVSSLRSRGKRKTGNYIKKIDEPQEVNNSELTSEKTSFAKKDEEITELEDPERLATGDRTEGTDTIENPKDKITVENTDTKEKRKSRFKALKDSKKEGEDIQAPEDDANLTKDDLPSTIENNISSAENLKDQKPVDVPEVSVKSKRNRKSLCATPKTQVPPVIQPEPVSNPVSSSENSVPTMDVDVSEENEAKNKRKTRSKSPKTRGSSTIKQIASPESYAIKDSNVQAITESSTRPTRQRQSRYSKAKSTSKTPADSEPEKLTESGISGVIQDSGEAKAGASEKPSVDVNLKLKKNSCEEQEEQKIRKKRQSQSGTSKVIVPPVTEPKSDLIPEKSPTENKDDSGQVQKEQIEPTTSKNSRGTRQSRSIASSNTPATTVATPSEDPQLAKSDFAKRRTSSRKESVPTDTTSLVNVPEESAAIESAPKRGRRSNISSVTPDTSTPKSSKSGPLNASEMIPPTSEEPKVPAKRGRKRAPSSDIQSQAAKKLKTEESSETERVADFNLRLLLIRKRDQLDTDEVLTDDGKGQGPLHCGLCMARSDKNNWQRHLGEHYGVGWLVGETPKNITRAGIMTMMKNYLQKNVGKLTCRLCNHQLGSYLGMMLHLEGCGNKQRFQCEFCQRSYTKLSLPVHIRTCPKRLAPQVIEDPEDADRDGKETVFSNAGRAKRKSTIKAETKLKKIGEALTTQKSGEGATAKNDFDGDSSDYDMTKDKESSEEYDSEGVDSNEDCISSEGEGSLGDNFSTSKQSKANRRGDIDRKRIYKRPVNVGECQQKPLLSRYHHLEARATHKWNEFVQRNYGAAALFTHLLPSYSNISRKDADGLLPPRNIPSMRYAYGKVMNKDDWRQLSPFEGFNKEGEYVGYLGSSIKKLEWVPLPPKAASQYLLCSVRSKMKTFARHTKLKDDDGLLMLLKCNAKNAGKSWTLRPEFHYGVHVPDGPVHSFSFLPSGGYDKSSNRLAVLAVANTLSSVQIYALPLELANDENTDDKVVIQLDSLITLTLDINNPVQDQCTKICWSLSSGHNFLATGYSSGHFALWDIDDKDNLNCFNRNNQTHFVPVNFQYVGERNVQYMDLHYDNNGPRWLAVGTSIRQFKIYDIANWSNPYILTQDTISSLYMANLTWSPICETLVVSSSHFFRTIAVSPSGIQFEHRTLDGTLTTTREMHTNCQQNHMVFVTDNGDLVFLDVRDLNCGPALLKSTVNSRAVSTTELHHLGSSAPKATDPITPDDFLRDYGLQINPLVPEPHKRKSTYLSAKRRPQNIHSLAMTRFNCVRCNWNSSTHTWVAMGAEHGLLRILNFDRDKFF; this is encoded by the exons atggACGACTCCAAAAGGCAGGTCATCATGGGTCCACCGGCGGCAGTGACCAGCACCTCCAACCAACCGCAGCCCGTTAATCCCAGCATTTACCCTCCTCCACAAGCGACCAAAAGTGCTGCAGCACCGCCCAAGCGGATAATTAAGAAGATTCAGCTGGATTTCAACAAGCTTAAGGAGGCTGGACTCGACAGGCAGCTGGCCGAGGTGCTCAGGAAGCAGAAGCTGGATGCCAAGAGGGTGGGCCACCCATCGTCCAACACTCTTTCCACCTCTGCCGCAGCGCAGTCGACGCCAACTGCGGCAGAGAGCAAATTGCAGTcgccacaacaacaattgcgTCAGCCTG CACCTCAGCCCTTGGTAAAGCGTATTATGATCTCGGAATATATCGAGAAGGTGGTGCCCATCCAGCCGATCCCAAACACAACGGATGGTGACCGTTCCAAGCAAGTGAAGGCGCTATTAAAGAACAGGATACTAAACAAGAGCTTGGTCATGAACACGCATTCCCAGCAGAAGCCAACAACTTCCAAGGCAGCAACCAAGATGCCACCACCTGTCTGCCACGATTCAGCTCCTCGTAGTGGCGGGATTTCCCCATCTCCTGCAGCCTTTTCCGTGCCCATTGCCAAGGCGGACTTGAATGTCCGACCAAAGCAGCCCCCACTTTTGCTCAATTTGGTCAATCAGCTGCCCAAACATCGAGCCATGTGCATATCGAGTAACAGTCCGTTGGTAAACCAGCATGGGACTACTGAACAGATTTCAGTACATCATGTTTCACCAAGTCCACAGAGAATGCCAGTACAACAAACTCCGCATGTTTCAAGCCATCTTAATCCAGCTCCAGAGATTTCTACAGCtcgagcagctgctgctgctcccacACAACTTCACAGGACACCATCACCGCCGCTAATTGTGCTGGAGAACAAGGTGTTGGCACCCAATGAGAAGATCGATTTGAGTGGGCTTCGCCTGCCAAATGCTCCGGTGGAAGCTAAGAATTCTGCGGATACCGCTGCTACTGCTACACCGAATATCCAATCTAAGGTGATCAAGGGCAAGGTTATTATGAACGCCAATAAGTTTAAGGTATCCCGGGAAAAACTGGCAGAGATGGCCAAAGAGATTCGTAATCAGGTGGATCAGGTGAAACAACCTCAAGTTATGAAAACACTAAATTCAATAGAAGTTATTTCCAAAATTGAAACTACTAACACAATACTTCAACCAAAACGAACTTCGCCTTTCTCTTCACCAACTCTAAAAGGAAATATCGCTCCTTTGTATAATTCAAAACCTAATAAAACACCAGATTTGCCAGCTGGCTCAAGTATTCGTTTGAATCCATTACCAGTAGAATCTACAATACAAACTATGGATTCGAAAGAGTCTATTGAAGAGCAGGCAATAGACTTTCCTACATCAGTGCCTACAACAACTGAAGATCAAATTACTCCTGATTCAAATCCATCTCTCAAACAGCCAGAATTCCCACCAACAATTTCAGAAACGGAAGGAGTCAAGACTTTCGCAAATCCTCTTGACTTTCCTGTATATATTCCGACAACTCCGGAGCCAAAATCAGTCACGACCACAGAGGCGAGCCCTCTAAAATCTTTTGCTGAATTAATAGATTATCCGGAAGTAAATGCTGTTAAATCAAGTACTCCTGTATATATTCCAATAACTTCGGAAAGAGGTAATTTGACATCAGAGGTTACCACAGATTCAAACGCGCTTGATTTGCCTAACCCAAAAAACATGCCTGAAGAACTAAAGACGGATTTGGTTACCTCTGTCCCCCCAACACCCAAATCGCATAATACGAAAAACGCAGAAATAGGTGATTTGGATTCCCAAGCGGACACATCAGCAAATGATAACGAACAATCGAGTTCTTCTGGGGCTACATCACCAGTGCATAAAATCCAATCCGCAGTAGATTTCATAGCTCAGCTGACAGCTGAAAATCCGCTGGATGAAAGCAGCTTTATGGATCTTTCACCGGAAGAGCAAAGGTTAAGTGCTCTGTTTGGATTTGGAGGATGCTCGTTTCCTAGTGCGCCGATTGAGCAACCCGTGGATGAGCTGCCCATCGGAAAGATCGTCAAAATGGACGATATGAATATATTGCACGCTACTTTGGACATAAACAGCGACAGTACGAACGTACTGCGGATCAGTCCAAACGCAGTGAGAATGCAAAGCAGTGTTTCAGCATTGGATAAATCATTGCTTGAGTTAGATGTGGCAGACTCAGCACTGGAGGAGACTAATATACAGATTAACTTCCCAACACCAGTAGATACCACTGCAATCGAATCAGAAAGTGTGAAATCTTCGGTAGATATCACACTACTTGAAGAAACCAAAGAAGTAACCTCTGTTATTACAACTTTGTCAGAAAAGTCTGACGAAAAATCACAAGTGCCTTTGGAGGAGGTCAAGACAGTGTCAGATCCAGAGCCATCAAAGGAGGTCAATCCTCCCGTGAAAAGGGCACCTATCAGATCCAAAAAAGCTAAAATTAATCTAGTGCAACGCACTAAAAGACCAAGTATCCCAAAGCCGATGGAAGTGAAGAAAGCCAAGTTAGATTTTGAAGAGGAAGACGAGCAGGCGTTGGCTATCGATCACAGCCTGATGGAGGATCGATACGGAGTCCCTGGAATCGAG GTGCCAGCAGATGAGAAGCAGCGTGAAGAAGAAATCAGTCCAATTCAAGAAGAAGATTCAGCTAAAATCCAAGACAAAGACGATGAGAGTGAAATAAACTCGCAGAAAGTAGATCAAACGCAGTCGAAATCTGCATCAGAACGAGACCTAACCCAGTTGTATCACCCACCCAAAatgcccaaaaataaatcaacacaCCAGACCAGTAGTCAAGACACCCTAGAGGATCCACAAGCCGCATCGTCAAGCAGTAATGTCTCCCTATGGGATGTCCTCTCACAGGAACCACCAGTCCCACAGGGCGACCCGCAGTTACCATTTCGAAAGGACTCCAAGGAGTTAAATACCAGTGCAAATAGCTCAGTTGATGTCACAGGAATACAGAATTTAATTGGCCACTTAACTGCCGAGAAGGTGGTGCCACAAACCAAAAAGCTATCGCCAACTGCTAAATCAGAAGAAGCATCTAGAGTGCCACCGCGCAAGAAGCTTGTTAAGACACGTCCTGTTCTCAGCAAGAGATCCACAAAAGCTGGCCAGAAAAACCCGACGGAGAAGTCCGTGCATTTTGAATTTCTCCATCCAGTTAGCGCGAATGCGGGAAATCGGGTTCCCACTTCCAGCACTAGTGATGATGATAGCTCCATATTTCTGGGCTTCGATGATAACGAAGGGAAACGTTCTAGGACTCCAGTAAGAAGCAAGCGAGTGAAACAAATGAAGATCAATGAAACGGACATCAGCGATGATGCTACACCCGATCACGATGAGaccgaggaggagcagcagtctATGGAGATACAGCAACCAGTGAAGAGCTCTGAGGCTGTTTCTCTGTTTACTTTTAACCATCACAAGGTTGTGGAAGCTTCTTCTGATGATTCAGATAGCAGTAATGCTGGTCCTTCTAGTCCAATAGATTTTGGAGGTAACATGTCGATGGATGACAGCAAAACGAGTAAAGAGTGTCCAAAGAAGAATGAAACCGCATGGGAAGAATTGGTAAATGAAAAGCCAATTGCCGGAGACGCAATTTCCCCTTTAAAATCCGCTATTGAATCAACAGAAGATTGTCCAGGAATTGATGATCAACCTAGCACGGATGTGGATGCATCTAATCATAGAGAAGAATCATCTTTCTGTGCTCCCAACGACAATGAGGACCAAATATCTCAGAGAGTCATAGATGAAAAACAGCTAGAGCCTGTGATAAGCGAAAAGGATTCCATAACTATTGACAGCAGTTCACAAAACAGAAGAAGAAAGTcaacaaaatcaatttcaattactGTAACGGAAACTCCTGATGAAGATGATAATGATAGTTCAATTACTAGCAGAGTCAACGAAAAGCGAGTTACTAGAAGTCCTTTAAAAACACCAGAATCCTTGGAAAATACTGGTACGATTAAAATGAAGGAAAAGCAGGAAGATGTATCAACTGAGAAGCCAGTCTCATCCTTAAGATCTAGGGGAAAAAGAAAGACAGGAAATTATATCAAAAAGATCGATGAGCCCCAAGAAGTTAATAATTCAGAACTAACTTCTGAAAAAACAAGTTTCGCAAAAAAAGACGAAGAAATTACAGAACTAGAAGATCCTGAACGATTGGCGACAGGTGATAGAACAGAAGGCACAGATACAATAGAAAATCCGAAAGACAAAATCACCGTGGAAAACACTGATactaaagaaaaaagaaaatctcGTTTTAAAGCTCTTAAAGATTCTAAGAAAGAAGGGGAAGATATTCAAGCTCCTGAGGACGATGCGAATTTGACAAAAGACGATTTACCTTCAACTATTGAGAATAATATAAGTTCAGCTGAGAATCTAAAAGACCAAAAGCCCGTTGACGTTCCGGAGGTATCCgtaaaatcaaaaagaaatCGAAAATCTCTTTGTGCAACACCAAAAACTCAAGTGCCACCTGTTATTCAGCCTGAACCAGTATCAAATCCTGTATCATCTTCAGAAAATTCGGTACCTACGATGGACGTTGATGTGTCAGAGGAGAACGAGGCAAAAAATAAGCGAAAAACTCGAAGTAAATCTCCAAAAACAAGAGGTTCATCAACTATTAAGCAGATTGCAAGTCCAGAAAGTTATGCAATTAAAGATTCAAATGTACAAGCTATAACTGAAAGTTCGACGAGACCAACTAGACAAAGGCAATCTCGTTACAGTAAAGCTAAATCAACTTCCAAAACTCCGGCAGATTCTGAACCTGAAAAACTAACCGAAAGCGGCATATCAGGTGTTATTCAAGATTCAGGTGAGGCAAAAGCTGGTGCATCAGAGAAACCAAGCGTAGACGTAAATTTGAAACTTAAAAAGAATTCCTGTGAGGAACaagaagaacaaaaaataagaaaaaaacgGCAATCCCAAAGTGGAACATCAAAAGTAATAGTTCCACCAGTAACTGAGCCAAAATCTGATTTAATTCCGGAGAAATCACCTACAGAGAATAAAGATGATAGTGGTCAAGTCCAAAAAGAACAGATAGAGCCGACAACGTCTAAAAATTCGAGGGGAACACGACAATCTCGATCAATAGCATCTTCAAATACTCCAGCCACTACGGTTGCCACACCTTCAGAAGATCCTCAGTTGGCTAAAAGTGATTTTGCCAAACGAAGGACTTCGTCTCGAAAAGAATCAGTCCCAACAGACACGACATCCTTAGTTAACGTTCCAGAAGAAAGTGCGGCTATAGAATCGGCTCCCAAAAGAGGCAGAAGGAGTAATATCTCTAGTGTAACACCTGACACCTCAACACCGAAATCAAGTAAATCTGGGCCTCTAAATGCTAGTGAGATGATCCCGCCAACAAGTGAAGAACCGAAGGTTCCAGCAAAAAGGGGAAGAAAGCGCGCTCCTTCTTCTGATATACAATCTCAAGCAGCCAAAAAGTTAAAGACTGAGGAAAGTTCGGAAACCGAAAGAGTAGCTGATTTTAATCTTCGCCTTCTGCTCATAAGAAAGCGGGATCAGTTGGACACAGACGAAGTGTTAACCGATGATGGAAAGGGGCAGGGTCCTCTGCATTGTGGCTTGTGTATGGCGCGCAGCGATAAGAACAATTGGCAGCGCCATTTAGGAGAGCATTATGGCGTTGGTTGGCTTGTGGGGGAAACACCCAAG AATATCACACGTGCTGGTATAATGACAATGATGAAGAACTATCTTCAGAAAAACGTAGGAAAACTAACTTGCCGCCTTTGTAATCATCAATTGGGATCGTACTTGGGCATGATGCTCCATCTGGAGGGATGTGGCAACAAGCAGCGTTTTCAGTGCGAATTCTGCCAGCGCTCCTATACCAAACTCTCACTTCCGGTCCATATAAGAACTTGTCCGAAGCGCCTAGCGCCCCAGGTCATTGAAGATCCGGAAGACGCGGATAGAGATGGCAAAGAAACCGTTTTTAGTAATGCTGGCCGTGCGAAGCGGAAGTCTACTATTAA AGCCGAAACCAAGTTAAAGAAAATTGGAGAAGCCCTCACCACCCAAAAGTCGGGGGAGGGGGCTACCGCAAAGAACGATTTCGATGGCGACTCATCAGACTATGATATGACCAAGGACAAGGAGTCTTCTGAGGAATATGATTCGGAAGGAGTGGATTCCAATGAGGACTGCATAAGCAGCGAAGGTGAGGGCAGTCTTGGCGACAATTTCTCCACATCCAAGCAGTCGAAAGCAAACCGACGCGGAGACATTGACAGGAAACGAATATATAAACGACCAGTAAATGTGGGAGAGTGTCAGCAGAAGCCTT TACTGTCGCGTTATCATCACCTGGAGGCTAGAGCGACCCATAAATGGAATGAATT CGTGCAACGCAATTATGGAGCTGCTGCTTTATTCACCCATCTGCTGCCCAGCTATTCGAATATCTCTAGAAAAGATGCAGATGGTTTGTTACCCCCCAGAAACATACCATCTATGCGCTATGCGTATGGTAAAGTTATGAACAAAGACGATTGGAGACAATTGTCACCGTTTGAGGGCTTCAACAAAGAAG GTGAATATGTCGGCTATCTGGGGAGTTCGATTAAGAAACTTGAGTGGGTCCCCCTTCCTCCGAAAGCTGCGAGTCAATACCTTCTATGTTCCGTGCGCTCAAAGATGAAAACCTTTGCAAGACacacaaaattaaaagatGATGATGGTTTATTGATGTTACTGAAGTGTAATGCCAAGAATGCAGGCAAATCATGGACCCTGAGACCAGAATTTCATTATGGAGTTCATGTACCCGATGGACCTGTTcatagtttttcatttttgcccAGTGGTGGCTATGATAAGTCTTCAAATCGATTAGCCGTATTGGCTGTGGCAAATACGTTGAGTAGTGTTCAAATCTATGCCCTTCCATTGGAGCTGGCCAATGATGAAAATACCGACGACAAGGTGGTCATCCAACTAGATTCATTGATTACGCTTACATTGGATATAAACAATCCTGTGCAGGATCAGTGCACCAAAATTTGCTGGTCGCTG TCTTCGGGACACAATTTTCTAGCAACAGGCTATAGCAGCGGTCACTTTGCATTATGGGACATTGACGATAAGGACAATTTGAATTGTTTCAACAGAAATAATCAGACTCATTTTGTGCCTGTAAATTTTCAATACGTAGGCGAGCGGAATGTCCAAT ATATGGATCTGCACTATGACAATAATGGTCCACGGTGGCTTGCAGTTGGCACTTCTATAcgtcaatttaaaatttatgatatTGCGAACTGGTCGAACCCATATATACTGACACAAGACACCATTTCCAGTCTTTATATGGCTAATTTAACCTGGTCACCTATTTGTGAGACCCTTGTAGTTAGTAGTTCAC ACTTTTTTCGTACTATAGCAGTTAGTCCCTCGGGTATACAATTCGAGCACAGAACCCTTGATGGAACCCTAACAACGACACGGGAAATGCACACGAATTGCCAGCAAAATCACATGGTGTTTGTAACTGACAACGGCGACTTAGTATTCCTGGATGTGCGAGATCTTAACTGTGGCCCTGCTCTGCTAAAGTCAACGGTCAACTCACGTGCCGTATCCACTACCGAGTTGCACCACTTGGGCTCATCTGCTCCGAAGGCCACGGATCCCATCACCCCCGATGACTTCCTCCGGGACTATGGGTTGCAAATTAATCCCCTGGTCCCTGAGCCCCACAAACGAAAGTCGACATACTTGAGCGCCAAACGTAGACCGCAAAACATACACTCTCTGGCAATGACCAGATTCAATTGCGTTCGTTGCAATTGGAATTCGTCCACTCATACGTGGGTGGCCATGGGCGCAGAACATGGCTTGTTGCGAATCCTTAACTTCGATCGAgataaatttttttaa